The genome window GAGTAGACATTGGTTTTTCTGgggataaatatataatatcataattaaaaaaaaaaagagaaatgtgAATGAACttattttctacatcgactcgaagtggcgtacccatgaaaaccggtgtacacactactcgaccacggaggtcgtcgtgtgcgcaaacacagataCATTTTAGGGTCGACATTTTCGACACAACCGGAAATCTTTAAGACGCAGGACATCGCGTGCTATCCGAGAAGTATGTACAAACTTCCAATTTCCAAATTCTAGTTCCACTGAGATTTTTTTCGACCAAAAACCTCAAAGAATTATTTGAATTCTAGACCTCAAGATCTGTgccaaaatcaaatcaaatttcattcaagtaaacttcacaatgaagcgtttttgaatcgtcatatttaaacaataccACCGTTTCAGAAAGCAGCCTCCATAAGCTAGTCGCTACAATAACGAGGCTGTTCAGGAGCAAAGCTGATCGCGTGTGGAATCTAAGCTTTATATAACAATTCGCTTACCTCGTCACCGACGCAAGTGCTATTTCTGAGATTCCATTCTCTATCCCTCTCCGTTTGTGTCAAGTGTTTCGATTCAATTTCTACTGTTTTAGTAGAATTATCATCGACCACATCATTGGACCAGGTCGCTTCTTCCGATAAATCCCACAGTTGAATTGACCtgtgttgaaaataatataataaatgtgaaaacagctctgtctgttacctcgtCACGCTTGAAACGCTGAACCGATTAAGATGAAACTTATTATGGAGATAGTTTCAGTCGGGCAAGCACATAGGCTCTAGAAAGcgttttgtgtgctataggtaaagtttttttaaatttcgtgcGGTTCGGTAAATACATAAAGAGTAAAATGCgaaggttttaaaattaaacttccaATACGCTGTTTATGTTTATCGTAGAACCGATGGATTTTGGAGCAGATCAGAATTAGAATGGAGACCACAGTTcggcaaatattaaatatatttatttatttatggagaaaaaccaaaataaaaccGAACCTCATTCTTTCTTTGAAGtcgttaaataattgaaaataaggaaaatatttaataaactcaccCGTCTTCAAGCGCTCCCACGAACTGACCATCAGTACTGCCTTTGAATCGTCCAATTTTAACACTATCAGTCGAAATGAGTATTTTTAAAGGCTCACGTTTGACAACACTCAAGTCCCACAGACACAGCACACATTTCTGTGCAACAAAACCACTTGTAAACTTCCTGTGAACTGTTATAATTAAGTTACTCTTCGTTTCAGACATCACCGTTGATATAATTTGAGATTTACTTAAAAACGTTTCATCGAAATCCGTCTTTGATATCGACAAATATCCCACACTGAACGGAAATTTTGACGTCCTGATCAAATTCGACGTATCAGTGTTGCCAgtgtttatacttaatatattactaaCTCGAGATTcgaatttctttaaaaacttcCTTAATCTATCCGCATTGTacgaattactttttaattttgttttatatttctcgaTTGGCAACATTGTATCGGGACCGACGCCATCTTTCTGttctaaatatattcttaaaggATCACTTTTGTAATTATCATCGACGACATTATCATTTTCATTCTCAGTGAGAAACTTAAAGTCTTCAAAATcttcatttgtattttgtctatttgtatcatcattcaaatatatatcaGTATCAGAGAACTCAACAGGACATTGCGTccatttgttatataatacaatCCTATCAGTCTGTACTTCTTCTGTGACTCCATCGTCGAAGGTCTGAACAGCTGTTTGGGTATAATTAAATCTGCCAAACGTTGCCATATACAAGTCGTACGGTATTGGCGCCATTTCGAATAGATTGTACGACATTTCATGCAATGTCACCATGCTGAGGATATCTTTCGCTCGTTGTTGTAACTTATCGAATATGCGGCGTTTTCGTTTGTTCTCTTTCGATCTCGTGAAATCAATGAATAAGGGCCTAAAAATCATTCGTATTTAATCCGACGGATTATTACTGTAAGCAACACCGCCAATAGACActaacactgtaagaaatattaacaattccttacatcgataaTGCGCTTCCgaatttgggaactaagatgttatgtctcttttgcctgtagtagtcctaagtattgctttttggatGTAGAATATATCACGAGTGGATAGTACCTACTCGCACGAACTTGAACGATGACTTACCAACAAGTATCCATGAAAAATAtggatacttttttattgatttaaatcataaaaaggGGTCGATTGGACACGTATGTCTAGTAGACTTAAACCATAGAGCTATCTGAAATTCCCTTTATGCTTTCACAGGCTTAGGACTGTCAACTTACGAATGTATGAACACATTTACTAAAAATGAAACCAatgattagatattttattgatcAAAGATATAACCTGACAACTCTCAACGCACATTGGTAGCCTATGACGTCAGCGACTGTTATCGACCAATGACTGTTAAGATACAAGTTAAGTCATTTAATCTAAGTTTAATCACCGTTTCAGAAACTGGAAGTTAGTATCTTAGTTCACATTGTCACAAGCATCAAATTGGTGCAAAATTTCAGGTGCAAGGCTTGAAATACAAATCAACGTCATCAGTCAATCTCCAGACGATATATTCTTACCTATCCAAAACATCTACATGAACAGTCTTGATGCTAGACATGTCTTGAAATCCCTCATCCGTGAGGGATACTTTTACACTATCCTCGGTATATTGCTTGGTCCTTCCCTCCCCCTCTTCTGAGACTTCAGATATAAAGTCCATGGGTTTCGATCTATTCGCTGAACGAGGATCACGGAGTTCGTAGTTACCTAGAATcatgagacaaaaaaaaattgtttggtaAAATAACAGCGACCAAAACAGATAGTAAACTCAATTGACCGACTGAGTTTATTTctcttgaaatatttatgttattgtaaaacaaaaaaaataattgtatgtataaaattacagactttttaaattatcttaatatatttgtatcgtaagccgatttttgtcccagtggtTATGGGACGATCTCATGGGGTTGATCTCATTTTGAACAGCTCCAGttgtagatgtgcagaaaaataaagaggaccccgctggattgcagtaattagcattaataaaaaaactaccatatacagtatttttatataatcatatatatatatatataagacgacaataagaagacgacaagctcgaagtccagcgaaaatctgctgatgttcagcaaaaatataaaataacgccataattaataaaaataaaatgtgaaaaaagtcacgggcaactgtgagcccgtggatattgtaaagtaaaaaaaatgaaggGGATTCTTGGTTACAATTTACtcaattgttacgatttaacaaagaattaattttagagagcggataAAAGTTACTGTCCCGTTAGAGAGCGGCGCTACGGCtgtagtagaaaaaaaaaaaaaatcgtaaacattctaactgaactgatattatactatttgatattaaaaaaaaaacaatttcaaagagGTTTCATgattttggcgccaaatttaGACGtagacttgcagtttacaatgaaataaaatcaaatgtcctttcgaaattcctaaaaaaatcttttgaatcgATAAAGTTTCGAGGAAGACCGACTAGTGTACTTTGAATGCTAGAACGTGACtagatagatttattttcaactgtatctatagatttaaaattttgatgtgTGACGTAAATATTCTTCTTGACCGGCTTGACCGATTTTGATAAATCCTTTTATGATCTGATTGGTTCTTAGATATACATAGTTGGATTAATTAGATTAGTTTTTGGATTGCTCAAACAACAATCATAGTATATTCCTTAATTTATATCCTCACAGCGCCTCTCAATGTGTTAATACCATacataattacttggtggtagggctttgtgcaagcccgtctgggtaggtaccacccactcatcagatattctaccgccaaataacagtacactgtattgtcgtgttccggttagaagggtgagtgagccagtgtaatcacaggcacaagggacataacatcttagttcccaaggttggtggcgcataggtgatgtaaggaatggttaatatttcttacagcgcctttgtctatgggcggtggtgaccacttaccatcaggtggcccatatgctcatccgccaaacaatgccaaaaaaaaaaaaaaaacaaaaaaaaaaaacaaaaaacttcattattaaaaagaataacacgaacaaattttactatttcattttaaaatccaAGTCCGTcatttccaaaaataatttctCTGCTCATCTTACGTTGTATAATAAACTAAAGACATTTCTAGACTCGGTATTTTTGACAGCaaacagttaaaaataaaaaatgacttagtcgataatatcaatttatgtaCATCACTAAATTCACTTTGTTTAGACTCGCCGCTAGATAGAGCTCCAACTTCTATACCTTTGAACCGATTCATGAATATCGACTCATACAGAAATCAAGATATACtttaagtaggctcttacaagcacttctgagtcgtcatttaacaaactatattaattgaagctaccaccggttcggaatgtagattctaccgagaagaaccggcaagaaactcagtaatcaCTCTTTTttcgacatttaaaatacaaagttattaaactttttttttcatatattattcattatataatcttgtgttgatcTATTGATTGCGGCAGGACGACTGccgagttatttaatttaaaatataaaagttcctCACCAGAATCCAACATCCTTTCCTCTTTAGAATTTGCATCTTCATCCTCGATTTGGACATTAGCACTGTCATCCTTATCGTCAAACTGCTCATCACTAGCTTCGTCgttatcatcgtcatcatcgcCCGTGCTCCTATCGTTCTCTTCACTGTGATAGGAATCGAAGTCAGACTCGTAACTCTCGAAGTCATCTTCGTAACTCACTTCCTCATCACTTGACTTCTCCTTTATCAcctgtaatatataaatttaaattgactcTAATGTAGCAGTTTGTAAATAATCCGCCGTTGGTCTCGGTAGGGTAGAGTTAGCATTTGTtagtattcaaaatcaaaatatacgttatttaaaagtgcaatttttttgtataaaataggtAGGATCGGCAAATGTGCTACCTTCTAGTAAATAGTCATAATACCCATAGACATcaaccgtaagaaatattaaccattccttacaacaatacaaatattttgttctgtAGTTCGTGACAAAAAACAGTTATTTTCTTTCTTGCCttgagcacttttgaatctttattGTTGAGGATAAATTCATTGCGATTCGTAATTAAGACACAAATTCCCGAGAATAACtggcaataatttaaataattattttattatatcggtaggtggacgagcaaatcggccacctgatggtaagtggtcaccaccgcccatagacaatggcgctgtaagaaatattaaccttgggaactaagatgttatgtcctttgtgcctgtagttacactggctcaatcacctttcaaaccggaacacaaaaatgctGAGTactactgcttggcggtagaatatttgatgagtgggtagtacctacccagacggacttgcacaaagccctaccaccaagtaaagttctTTAAGTTGTGCGACACTCTATTTagttgtgtaaataatttaaccaaGCAATAACGTTCTATCGTGACGTGATGCTGTCCGCTGACGGCGCGTGTGTTATTTCCAAAAGATATCAAAACCTAATCGAGCAGATGATCTGCAGCATGTGGACGGGGATATCCAAAGATGGTGATTCATCAGAACTTCAAGTTAAATCTAATCATACAATCTGGGAAATTGGAAAATCTACGCTCTTCCAGCGATTTAGTTCAGGTAACGTTAAGCCTAGAAGTTGACTGATGAACTAAGCTTTCTGGTATTAAGCCCGCCTTTTCTTAACTTCAATAATTTGGTTAAATTTTACTCGTATACAACTCGCGGTAGGCGgaaaggaaagcatcgtgatcAAAGCTGCTtttgtctaatttaaatgaaattcaaaatgCCACAGCGTGGTAGAaatagctccaaaccttcaaaGTAACAGGAGATTTTTGCCTATAAActattttacctttttattcTCTTCATTTAAATCTACATAGAAAACTTTTGGCTTGGCACTTAATTGCCTCGTCAAATTAAGAAATTCAGCATTATTGTCCACAACATCCGGCGTTAAGACTTTAATTTCCTCGTCGTCCAAAGTCCTCGTTTTAGTGCGTTGTCTCGTTGGCAATACAACCTTTTTCGATGAAACCTCATTCGAATTTAGCGCTAACGCTTTCGACGCGACCTCCTTTGATTTATCGTGACCTAAATCTAACTTCCTTTTCACGATTGGAGAATTAACAATGGCGTTTGTGGGTAGTTTCTTGTTAGCTACGGTTCTCGTTGgaactttaattttatcagttGATCTAGCGGAAACGGGTGTTACTTTTCTTGCATCGGCCGTTTTGTTTGATCTGTAACTTCTAGAACTTTGTTGACTTATGGATGACGGCGATGATTTTAGCAAATCTTTCATAGGAGATACGTTTGTCGTTTTAGTGTGAGGTGCTTTTTTTGGTGCGTTAACACTCGAAGTGGATTTCGCATAAATGTCAGCTGTAGATTTCGGTACGAAACTTCGTGGAGTCGAAACTCTGTGGTCGTTTCTTTTGTTCTTTTCGTCTTGCTTCTTGGCAATCGAATCGTCTTTGGTGTCGAGTTTGTTCTTTTTGTCTACGGTTTTTCTTATACTctgcattttaatatttatctgtaaatttataaaatatattaacaggcAATTAATCAacgatacttttatataattgttgtttacatgaaagccgagatggtccagtagtGAGAATACGAGAATTTAAACCGATGATTTTGAGTTCAAGCACCAATGAAATGCActttcatttatgtttataattcatattttgagCTGTGAAGAAGAAAAACGAGAGTCAAAGGAAACTCTGCCATGTGTATAAAcaacctgcattggagtagAGTGGAGGAGTTAGCTCCAAaacttcttctcaaaaggagatGAAGTCAGCCGTGGTAAATccacattggagtagcgtgatgGAGTTAACTCCAAAACTTCTCAAAAGGATAACCCAGCAGTGCGAAATTACCGGCCCGTTACGTTCTCTAAAGTCCATTTGTATTATATAGCATTGCGGTTA of Vanessa atalanta chromosome 28, ilVanAtal1.2, whole genome shotgun sequence contains these proteins:
- the LOC125074515 gene encoding cytoplasmic dynein 2 intermediate chain 1, producing MQSIRKTVDKKNKLDTKDDSIAKKQDEKNKRNDHRVSTPRSFVPKSTADIYAKSTSSVNAPKKAPHTKTTNVSPMKDLLKSSPSSISQQSSRSYRSNKTADARKVTPVSARSTDKIKVPTRTVANKKLPTNAIVNSPIVKRKLDLGHDKSKEVASKALALNSNEVSSKKVVLPTRQRTKTRTLDDEEIKVLTPDVVDNNAEFLNLTRQLSAKPKVFYVDLNEENKKRTVIKEKSSDEEVSYEDDFESYESDFDSYHSEENDRSTGDDDDDNDEASDEQFDDKDDSANVQIEDEDANSKEERMLDSGNYELRDPRSANRSKPMDFISEVSEEGEGRTKQYTEDSVKVSLTDEGFQDMSSIKTVHVDVLDRPLFIDFTRSKENKRKRRIFDKLQQRAKDILSMVTLHEMSYNLFEMAPIPYDLYMATFGRFNYTQTAVQTFDDGVTEEVQTDRIVLYNKWTQCPVEFSDTDIYLNDDTNRQNTNEDFEDFKFLTENENDNVVDDNYKSDPLRIYLEQKDGVGPDTMLPIEKYKTKLKSNSYNADRLRKFLKKFESRVSNILSINTGNTDTSNLIRTSKFPFSVGYLSISKTDFDETFLSKSQIISTVMSETKSNLIITVHRKFTSGFVAQKCVLCLWDLSVVKREPLKILISTDSVKIGRFKGSTDGQFVGALEDGSIQLWDLSEEATWSNDVVDDNSTKTVEIESKHLTQTERDSLLQASSYTSSAMAVCKNETVDSVVGLEFMGDMNTANLGSGRKIIRQICSLQRTGILTIWSIVQEKTNVNNDIGKTFWSKLKLERNQTINLTEYINAPVDEEFTRFNLNAAKKRLTVKRQERNLSKISRPKSAISKFDFDRPNSAASVKNKHVVESDLFYFWENGAVFYHLKVMELKNVDSYLVAKNGGEVLCCRRTLGTVKVKSLCVANAASSVIHLESSPHGLPYFLAGTDTGTVNLCSLIDFRVLLTLECGSGPVLVDRCIADDKGRYINSVKKTTVDTSASNKLAIKSICWSHTNPFCIIAVCNTNVFVWELTHSDMRAKCTSGDVAHCCSTERALALLTTEGNVQVYKMREETGNLELFQKYVSLL